A genomic stretch from Candidatus Hydrogenisulfobacillus filiaventi includes:
- a CDS encoding Heterodisulfide reductase subunit C, which produces MVPKGAGIHERSLVDDDQIIEFENYVMDGVDISGRWNTFIKPRVHADFETQTLDEIRRDLTGASIDRCIQCGMCTAGCTVQSEVPDFNPRAYIYWVRTGRVDELKKHADTIWRCVGCYNCTHHCPKGVNTAEVIEAIGQWLHKVVPEKMSETFRANHEAYRHHLAEHGRLNLALLQADFLRRVGRTQELFSPEMKKTAIKTMLDGRAIRTMMIGRPAKWRASRRVLLGQAGGQ; this is translated from the coding sequence GTGGTGCCCAAGGGAGCCGGAATTCACGAGCGCTCACTGGTTGACGACGACCAGATTATCGAGTTCGAGAACTACGTCATGGACGGGGTCGACATCTCCGGCCGCTGGAACACCTTCATCAAACCGCGGGTCCACGCTGATTTCGAGACCCAGACGTTGGACGAGATCCGCCGCGACCTGACGGGGGCCAGCATTGACCGCTGCATCCAGTGCGGGATGTGCACGGCGGGCTGCACGGTGCAGTCGGAGGTGCCCGATTTCAACCCCCGGGCCTACATTTACTGGGTGCGCACCGGCCGGGTGGATGAACTGAAGAAGCACGCCGACACCATCTGGCGCTGCGTGGGCTGCTACAACTGCACCCACCACTGCCCCAAGGGCGTGAACACGGCCGAGGTCATTGAGGCTATCGGCCAGTGGTTGCACAAGGTGGTGCCCGAGAAGATGAGCGAGACCTTCCGGGCCAACCACGAGGCCTACCGGCATCATCTGGCCGAGCACGGGCGCCTCAACCTGGCTCTCCTGCAGGCCGACTTTCTGCGCCGCGTGGGACGCACGCAGGAGCTGTTCTCCCCGGAGATGAAGAAGACGGCCATCAAGACCATGCTGGACGGGCGCGCCATCCGCACCATGATGATCGGACGGCCTGCGAAGTGGCGCGCCAGCCGGCGGGTCCTACTCGGGCAAGCGGGAGGGCAATGA
- a CDS encoding CoB--CoM heterodisulfide reductase subunit B: MALQTGYFPGCSLKTIDRAYDLSTRIVARDLGIDLVEVEDYSCCGAGELKGEGIRSHFLPARNLSHLLQQGQNEVVVSCNVCYHELSRTAYNFGLGGETANAIQNLLEAAEEKPLTEKPSVRNTLEYLTDVVGLDEIKAHVKRPLTGLRVAPYYGCLYHRPGDMLSSIQIAGEDPERPHFMHDLLEAIGATVVEHPAETLCCGGKNLLSDERVSGRLTGRILSQAKGSGADVLSLMCPKCAGGLDALQFRAINAVGEGARLPVMYYTQLVGLAFGHSPRELYIGDMESDALELVNRFLSGAKMANV; this comes from the coding sequence ATGGCGTTACAAACGGGGTACTTTCCGGGCTGCTCCCTGAAGACCATCGACCGCGCCTATGACCTCAGCACCCGCATCGTGGCGCGGGACCTGGGCATCGACCTGGTCGAGGTGGAGGACTACTCCTGCTGCGGCGCCGGCGAGCTGAAGGGGGAAGGCATCCGCAGCCACTTCCTGCCGGCCCGCAACCTGAGCCACCTGCTGCAGCAGGGGCAGAACGAAGTGGTGGTCTCCTGCAACGTCTGTTACCATGAGCTGTCGCGGACGGCCTACAACTTCGGCCTGGGCGGCGAGACCGCCAACGCCATCCAGAACCTGCTGGAAGCGGCGGAGGAGAAGCCGCTGACGGAGAAGCCGTCGGTGCGCAACACCCTCGAATACCTGACCGACGTGGTGGGGCTGGACGAGATCAAGGCCCACGTGAAGCGGCCCCTGACCGGCCTGCGCGTGGCCCCCTACTACGGCTGCCTCTACCACCGGCCGGGCGACATGCTCTCCTCCATCCAGATCGCAGGGGAGGACCCCGAGCGGCCGCACTTCATGCATGACCTGCTGGAGGCCATCGGGGCCACGGTGGTGGAGCACCCGGCCGAAACCCTCTGCTGCGGCGGTAAGAACCTCCTGTCCGATGAGCGGGTGAGCGGGCGCCTGACCGGGCGGATCCTCTCCCAGGCCAAGGGCAGCGGGGCCGACGTGCTCTCCCTCATGTGCCCCAAGTGCGCGGGCGGGCTGGACGCCCTGCAGTTCCGGGCCATCAATGCCGTCGGGGAGGGCGCCCGCCTGCCGGTGATGTACTACACCCAGCTGGTGGGGCTGGCTTTCGGCCACAGCCCGCGGGAGCTGTACATCGGCGACATGGAGTCCGACGCCCTGGAACTGGTCAACCGCTTCCTGAGCGGGGCGAAGATGGCCAACGTCTAG
- the gcvH gene encoding Glycine cleavage system H protein 3: MAEIQGCDVPESLYYDLENNVWVRPDTDDTILVGMTDPAQTLSGKILFCRPKRKGTHVTRGHSLASLESGKWAGPLVSPLDGEIVEVNQRLLEEPALLNIDPYGQAWIIRLKPDPGQSWDHLYTGDEAIRRYREIIQRDKIQCMRCS, translated from the coding sequence ATGGCCGAGATCCAAGGTTGCGACGTCCCGGAGTCGCTGTACTATGACCTCGAGAATAACGTGTGGGTACGGCCGGACACGGACGACACCATTCTGGTGGGCATGACCGACCCTGCCCAGACCCTTTCCGGCAAGATCCTGTTCTGCCGTCCCAAGCGCAAGGGGACCCATGTGACGCGGGGGCATTCCCTGGCCTCGCTGGAAAGCGGCAAGTGGGCGGGTCCGCTGGTGAGCCCCCTGGACGGGGAGATCGTGGAGGTCAATCAGCGCCTGCTGGAGGAGCCGGCGCTCTTGAACATCGACCCCTACGGTCAGGCGTGGATCATCCGCCTCAAGCCCGACCCGGGCCAAAGTTGGGACCATTTGTACACCGGGGACGAAGCGATCCGGCGCTACCGGGAGATCATTCAACGCGACAAGATTCAGTGCATGCGGTGCAGCTAG
- a CDS encoding Glutaredoxin encodes MSDLDVIVATSQWCTTCPATVNTWKNLESKYRINVRELDVGTVEGRELAVKLYIRSVPSTIVNNEIVHVGTIDRRTAEDLLAKWGVSRR; translated from the coding sequence ATGAGCGACCTCGACGTGATTGTAGCCACCTCGCAGTGGTGCACGACCTGCCCGGCCACCGTCAATACCTGGAAGAACCTGGAGTCCAAGTACCGCATCAACGTGCGGGAGCTGGACGTGGGGACCGTGGAAGGCCGGGAGCTGGCGGTCAAGCTGTACATCCGCAGCGTTCCCTCCACCATCGTTAACAACGAGATTGTGCACGTCGGCACCATCGACCGGCGTACGGCGGAGGACCTGCTGGCCAAGTGGGGGGTGTCCCGGCGCTGA
- a CDS encoding protein of unknown function (Evidence 5 : Unknown function) translates to MAGLRDRLWAAGFPDLVEGAGLDQAEDGVVRAVAVAGEDQPGLLALWGPPPPRGAVLGPAGRARALAAARAGTPAGPPLRVRPYRKLVTYVPAGYLEAVRQALGDAGAGHIGLYSHCTFAARGQGTFLPLAGANPFLGAVGRLEEADEWRLETLVPAWLADRVEAALLAAHPYEEVAYDWFELANEVRYPRALADGEGGWWTACLDPELAAAAVAAGARAVVCEHYAPEARWALARAGIPCRVEAPGAILLPGLERLVAQAAPGAGGGGRSRDGAGD, encoded by the coding sequence TTGGCCGGATTACGGGATCGGCTGTGGGCGGCCGGCTTCCCTGACCTGGTGGAGGGCGCGGGCCTCGATCAGGCGGAGGATGGGGTAGTGCGGGCGGTGGCGGTGGCGGGGGAGGACCAGCCGGGCCTGCTGGCGCTCTGGGGACCGCCCCCGCCGCGGGGGGCGGTCCTGGGCCCCGCCGGCCGGGCACGGGCGCTGGCGGCGGCCCGGGCGGGCACTCCGGCGGGCCCGCCCCTGCGGGTGCGCCCGTACCGCAAGCTGGTCACCTACGTGCCGGCCGGCTACCTGGAGGCCGTGCGGCAGGCCCTGGGCGACGCGGGTGCCGGTCACATCGGCCTCTACAGCCACTGCACCTTTGCCGCCCGCGGGCAGGGCACCTTCCTGCCCCTGGCCGGGGCCAATCCCTTCCTGGGGGCGGTAGGGCGCCTGGAGGAGGCGGATGAGTGGCGGCTGGAAACCCTGGTGCCGGCCTGGCTGGCGGATCGGGTGGAGGCGGCCCTGCTGGCGGCCCACCCCTATGAGGAAGTGGCCTACGACTGGTTCGAGCTCGCCAACGAGGTCCGCTACCCGCGCGCCCTGGCCGACGGCGAGGGCGGCTGGTGGACCGCCTGCCTGGACCCGGAGCTGGCGGCGGCTGCGGTCGCGGCCGGGGCGCGGGCGGTGGTCTGCGAGCACTATGCCCCGGAGGCGCGCTGGGCGCTGGCCCGGGCGGGCATCCCCTGCCGGGTGGAGGCGCCGGGGGCGATCCTGCTGCCCGGTCTCGAACGCCTGGTGGCGCAGGCGGCCCCCGGGGCGGGGGGAGGAGGCCGGTCCCGTGACGGGGCGGGTGATTGA
- the rnhA gene encoding Ribonuclease H, producing the protein MTGRVIEVYTDGACRNNQAPGGQPGGWGVVFADGREYAGAEAATTNNRMELTAAIEALRRTEPGARVRVYSDSAYLVNAFRQNWFRGWEQRGWRNARGQPVENQDLWRELLRLAGEREVEWVKVAGHRGHPLNERADRLATAAADGLRTSGRGSGPGPR; encoded by the coding sequence GTGACGGGGCGGGTGATTGAGGTCTATACCGATGGGGCCTGCCGCAACAACCAGGCGCCGGGTGGTCAGCCCGGCGGCTGGGGGGTGGTGTTTGCGGACGGACGCGAGTACGCCGGGGCGGAGGCGGCCACCACCAACAACCGCATGGAGCTGACCGCCGCCATCGAGGCCCTGCGGCGGACGGAACCGGGCGCCCGGGTGCGCGTGTACAGCGACTCCGCCTACCTGGTGAACGCCTTCCGGCAGAACTGGTTTCGGGGCTGGGAGCAGCGGGGCTGGCGCAATGCCCGCGGCCAGCCGGTGGAGAACCAGGACCTCTGGCGGGAGCTCCTGCGCCTGGCCGGCGAGCGGGAGGTGGAGTGGGTCAAGGTGGCCGGGCACCGCGGCCACCCCCTCAACGAACGGGCCGACCGCCTGGCCACGGCGGCGGCGGACGGTCTCAGGACGTCAGGGCGCGGTAGCGGTCCAGGACCGCGGTGA
- a CDS encoding protein of unknown function (Evidence 5 : Unknown function) has protein sequence MDGIAEAALAALLTRILSELTGTLAGGFSLDLAPAPGAAPPPAGAGTVPPAPPALAPLFQQAAAATGLSPALLQAVALTESGDNPAAVSDKGAIGLMQLMPATARALGVDPYNPAANVLGGARYLAGLLQQFGGSLPLALAAYNAGPGAVEAAGGIPPFPETEHYVTAVLDRYRALTS, from the coding sequence ATGGACGGCATTGCCGAAGCGGCCCTGGCGGCACTGCTGACCCGGATTCTTAGTGAGCTGACGGGAACCCTGGCCGGCGGATTCAGTCTGGATTTGGCTCCGGCCCCGGGCGCGGCCCCGCCGCCGGCCGGCGCGGGCACCGTGCCGCCGGCGCCCCCCGCTCTCGCCCCGCTGTTCCAGCAGGCGGCCGCGGCCACCGGCCTCAGCCCCGCTCTGCTGCAGGCGGTGGCCCTGACCGAGTCGGGCGACAATCCGGCCGCGGTCAGCGACAAAGGCGCCATCGGCCTCATGCAGCTGATGCCGGCCACTGCCCGCGCCCTGGGGGTGGACCCCTACAACCCCGCCGCCAACGTGCTGGGCGGCGCCCGCTACCTGGCGGGGCTGCTGCAGCAGTTCGGGGGCAGCCTGCCGCTCGCCCTGGCGGCCTACAATGCCGGACCGGGGGCGGTGGAGGCCGCCGGTGGCATCCCCCCCTTCCCGGAGACGGAGCATTACGTCACCGCGGTCCTGGACCGCTACCGCGCCCTGACGTCCTGA